Proteins from one Patagioenas fasciata isolate bPatFas1 chromosome 6, bPatFas1.hap1, whole genome shotgun sequence genomic window:
- the TYW3 gene encoding tRNA wybutosine-synthesizing protein 3 homolog isoform X2, whose product MAAFGRHKAQRLARPDGSRRGGLDERAAPVVRLLNGRARFCTTSSCAGRIVLAQGSTADAGIQKQNCTWLLVTHETCDKGDVMTALEKATGDVVLKFEPFVLHVQCQELQDAQLLHSVAVDSGFRNSGITVGRGGKIMMAVRSTHCLEVPLCHKGKLMVSEEYIEFLIHVANQKMEENIKRINRFYERLESALNAAVSANSSSSQETGKNRSVYVHRRKRKTMQEQGVRTSPEDHNAESEPQDGAESSLAIFAEIMIAD is encoded by the exons ATGGCGGCGTTCGGGCGGCACAAGGCGCAGCGGCTGGCGCGGCCGGACGGCAGCCGGAGGGGCGGCCTGGACGAGCGAGCCGCTCCCGTGGTGCGGCTGCTGAACGGGCGGGCCCGGTTCTGCACCACCAGCTCCTGCGCGGGCCGCATCGTGCTGGCGCAGGGCAGCACCGCG GACGCCGGGATCCAGAAGCAGAACTGCACGTGGCTCCTGGTGACACATGAGACCTGTGACAAGGGCGACGTG ATGACAGCACTGGAGAAAGCCACCGGTGACGTTGTGCTCAAGTTTGAACCATTTGTTCTTCATGTGCAATGTCAAGAGCTGCAAGATGCTCAGCTTCTG CATTCGGTGGCTGTCGATTCTGGGTTCAGGAACTCTGGTATTACAGTTGGCAGAGGAGGAAAAATCATGATG GCTGTCCGGAGCACTCATTGCTTAGAAGTTCCATTGTGCCACAAGGGGAAGTTGATGGTCTCTGAAGAATATATTGAATTTCTGATACATGTAGCTaatcagaaaatggaagaaaacatcaAGAGGATTAACAG GTTCTACGAACGCTTAGAGTCAGCTTTGAACGCTGCTGTCAGTGCAAACAGCTCGTCCTCCCAGGAAACAGGGAAGAATCGCTCCGTGTACGTtcacagaagaaagagaaagaccaTGCAAGAGCAAGGTGTGCGGACCTCTCCAGAGGATCACAATGCAGAATCGGAGCCCCAGGATGGTGCAGAAAGCAGTCTGGCTATTTTTGCTGAAATCATGATAGCAGACTAA
- the CRYZ gene encoding quinone oxidoreductase, which yields MAATRNMMRAVRVFEFGGPEVLKLQSDVVIPDPKGNQVLIKVHACGVNPVETYIRSGSYARKPALPYTPGSDVAGVIEGVGEHVTAFKKGDRVFTTGTVSGGYAEYALAAADRVFPLSDKLDFRQGAAIGIPYWTAYRALFQKGRAKAGESVLVHGASGGVGIAACQIARACGLKVLGTAGTEEGMNMILRNGAHQAFNHREANYIDKIKECTGMKGVDIIIEMLSNVNLAADLQLLAHAGRVMVVGCRGPVEINPRDTMSKESSIIGVSLFLATEEERQECAAALLDGIAAGWLKPSVGSEYPLERVVKAHEDIINSSGARGKMVLLP from the exons ATGGCAGCCACAAGAAATATGATGAGAGCCGTCAGAGTTTTTGAATTTGGTGGCCCTGAAGTGCTTAAACTCCAGTCAGATGTTGTAATTCCTGATCCAAAAGGAAATCAG GTGTTGATTAAGGTCCACGCCTGCGGGGTGAATCCCGTGGAGACATATATTCGCTCTGGAAGCTACGCTAGAAAACCGGCCTTACCTTACACCCCGGGCTCAGACGTGGCTGGTGTCATCGAGGGCGTTGGGGAGCATGTCACTGCATTCAAG AAAGGCGACAGGGTTTTTACCACGGGCACGGTCTCTGGAGGATATGCAGAGTACGCCCTTGCTGCCGCTGACAGAGTCTTTCCTCTGTCGGATAAACTGGACTTCAGGCAGGGAGCGGCGATTGGAATACCTTATTGGACCGCTTATCGCGCCCTGTTCCAAAA AGGACGTGCCAAGGCAGGGGAGAGCGTGCTGGTGCATGGCGCAAGTGGGGGA GTGGGAATAGCAGCATGTCAGATTGCCAGAGCCTGTGGTTTGAAGGTTCTGGGCACAGCAGGAACTGAGGAAGGGATGAACATGATTCTCAGAAATGGCGCTCACCAAGCATTTAATCACAGAGAAGCTAATTACATTGATAAAATTAAG GAATGCACCGGGATGAAAGGAGTGGATATAATCATAGAAATGCTCTCCAACGTCAACCTCGCTGCTGACCTGCAGCTGCTGGCCCATGCAGGAAGGGTCATG GTTGTGGGCTGTCGAGGTCCTGTTGAGATAAACCCAAGAGACACCATGAGCAAAGAATCGAGCATCATTGGAGTTAGTCTGTTTCTTGCAACTGAG GAGGAGAGACAGGAATGTGCAGCGGCACTCCTTGATGGCATAGCAGCGGGCTGGCTGAAACCCAGCGTGGGGTCCGAGTATCCGCTGGAGAGAGTCGTTAAGGCTCACGAAGACATTATTAATAGCAGCGGTGCCCGAGGAAAGATGGTGCTCCTTCCATAA
- the TYW3 gene encoding tRNA wybutosine-synthesizing protein 3 homolog isoform X1, producing the protein MAAFGRHKAQRLARPDGSRRGGLDERAAPVVRLLNGRARFCTTSSCAGRIVLAQGSTAERDRSPPSRCRFNRFSRSQDAGIQKQNCTWLLVTHETCDKGDVMTALEKATGDVVLKFEPFVLHVQCQELQDAQLLHSVAVDSGFRNSGITVGRGGKIMMAVRSTHCLEVPLCHKGKLMVSEEYIEFLIHVANQKMEENIKRINRFYERLESALNAAVSANSSSSQETGKNRSVYVHRRKRKTMQEQGVRTSPEDHNAESEPQDGAESSLAIFAEIMIAD; encoded by the exons ATGGCGGCGTTCGGGCGGCACAAGGCGCAGCGGCTGGCGCGGCCGGACGGCAGCCGGAGGGGCGGCCTGGACGAGCGAGCCGCTCCCGTGGTGCGGCTGCTGAACGGGCGGGCCCGGTTCTGCACCACCAGCTCCTGCGCGGGCCGCATCGTGCTGGCGCAGGGCAGCACCGCG GAGCGGGATCGGTCCCCGCCGTCTCGGTGCCGCTTTAACCGTTTCTCCCGTTCGCAGGACGCCGGGATCCAGAAGCAGAACTGCACGTGGCTCCTGGTGACACATGAGACCTGTGACAAGGGCGACGTG ATGACAGCACTGGAGAAAGCCACCGGTGACGTTGTGCTCAAGTTTGAACCATTTGTTCTTCATGTGCAATGTCAAGAGCTGCAAGATGCTCAGCTTCTG CATTCGGTGGCTGTCGATTCTGGGTTCAGGAACTCTGGTATTACAGTTGGCAGAGGAGGAAAAATCATGATG GCTGTCCGGAGCACTCATTGCTTAGAAGTTCCATTGTGCCACAAGGGGAAGTTGATGGTCTCTGAAGAATATATTGAATTTCTGATACATGTAGCTaatcagaaaatggaagaaaacatcaAGAGGATTAACAG GTTCTACGAACGCTTAGAGTCAGCTTTGAACGCTGCTGTCAGTGCAAACAGCTCGTCCTCCCAGGAAACAGGGAAGAATCGCTCCGTGTACGTtcacagaagaaagagaaagaccaTGCAAGAGCAAGGTGTGCGGACCTCTCCAGAGGATCACAATGCAGAATCGGAGCCCCAGGATGGTGCAGAAAGCAGTCTGGCTATTTTTGCTGAAATCATGATAGCAGACTAA